CACAGTGTCTGCTCCGGCGCTCCGGGATGGAATCTCAAATATAAAAAAGGCGGCCGCGCCCTCTGCACCCTTTATCCGGCCCAGGGCCGCTACACCTGCCTGGTGTCCATTGGGGGCAGGGAGTCCGTGGAGGCGGAGGCGCTGCTGTGCGCCTGCACGGACTATGTGCGGACACTCTATGAAAAAACGAGGCTCTTTCAGGGTGGGCGCTGGCTCATGATCGACGTCACCACGCCGGAGATTCTGGAGGATGTCAAGGCTCTGATCGCTCTGCGGATGAAAAAGCGGTAAGCGGCTCATTTGCGCCATGTACCGCCTCCCCAGCCCCAGCACACACAAACAACCCCCTTTGGCATAGAATGCTGTATCTATGGCCCTTGTACCAAAGGAGGTGAACAATGGACCAGTACTACCCCTTTGAAGTAGTCTCCCTTCCTTACAGTTATGTCTCCATAATGCCTTGCTGTGACGCGAATACCCTTTACTTCCACCACGACCAGTTCTATGCCAATGAGGTCTACCGGCTCAACCGTCTGGTGGAGCGGCACCGTCTGACCCATCTCTCTTTGGAGGAGCTGCTCACCCAGGATATCAACCTGCCCACCGCCCACGCAAACCGCCTGAGAGACGCAGCCGGCTCTGTTTATAACCACCAGTTCTATTTTGATGGTCTGAACGGTGCCAGCGTTGCGTCCCCCTCCGGGTTTTTG
This window of the Dysosmobacter acutus genome carries:
- a CDS encoding DUF3788 domain-containing protein; protein product: MDWNTLYPKNTHPTLPELSAYVDSPLWEQLLGHLKTAYGVVPRLEHSVCSGAPGWNLKYKKGGRALCTLYPAQGRYTCLVSIGGRESVEAEALLCACTDYVRTLYEKTRLFQGGRWLMIDVTTPEILEDVKALIALRMKKR